CTCCTTCTCCTCGGCATAGTCGGCATTGCGGAAGTTGTGCGACTCGTCGATCACGACCAGGTCGTAGTTGCCCCAGTTGATCCGGGACAGGTCAAGGCCGAGGGATTCGCCCCTGGTCCGGGACAGGTCGGTGTGGGCGAGGACATCGTAGGCGAAGCGATCCTCGCGGAAGAGGTTGGTGGTGTAGTTCGAGTTGTAGTTGGTCCAGTTCTCCGCCAGCTTTTTGGGACAAAGGACCAGCACACTCTTGTTGCGCAGCTCGTAGTACTTGATGACCGCCAACGCGGTGAACGTCTTCCCCAGACCGACGGAGTCGGCCAGGATACAGCCGTTGTAGGTCTCCAACTTGTTGATGATGCCCGTGGCCGCGTCACGCTGGAAGTTGTACAGGCTCTTCCAGACCTTCGTGTCCTGGTAGCCAGTGCGGTCGTTCGGCAGGACATCCTCATTGACATCGTCGAGGAAATCGGCGAACAGGTTGTACAAGATCAGGAAGTAGATCCGCTCCGGGGAGTTCTCCGCGTACACGGTAGCGATGTGGTCGCAGACCGCTTGCGTGACATCGTCAAGCTGGTCGGGGTTGTTCCAAATCTGATCGAACAGGGCCAGGAACTGCTGAGTTTCCGCAACGCCCTCATATTTAGGAACGTAGTTGGAGATAGCCGGGCCCTTCTCGTAGCCCAAGTCGGTGGTCGTGAATCCCTGAATCGGGAAATAGGCGGCGCGGTCATCCACCGCTGCCAACGGCTGCATCGGGTTGCCCGTCGCGTTGGAGCGGAAGGTCACCTTGCGACGCACCCAGTCCGCGCACTCCCGAGCGATAGCCTTCTGCGTGAGCTTGTTGCGCAGCCGGATCTCAAACTCGGACCCGGCGATTGCTGACTCGGCGTGCCCGGCTGGGATGAAGAACTGGCGGCGCTCCTTGCGGACCTTGTCCGTCACGTCCTCGGCGACGAACGAGGGGGAGGTGAAGATGAACTCCAGCTCACCGACCTGTTCCAGTTCCTTCTTCAAGGCCTCGAAAGCGAAAATGGAGAACGTGGAGGCAGCGATGCGGACCTTGGATCCGGGGGCGATGACGCTCTTGAGGTCGTCACCGAGGAGGTCGGTGGTGTTGTTGATGATACGCAACTGAGTCACTCACCCGCCTTACTGGAGCCTGAGTCAGCGGCGCCGTCGTTGCGGACCCAGTCGTCGACTTCGCTGGCCTGGAACTTCCAGAGGCGGCCGATCTTGTGGGCGGGCATGTCTTTGTCGGCGATCCACGTGTAGATGGTGTCCTTGGTGACGCCGAGATGGGCGGCGATGTCGTCTGCGGACAACCACGGCTCGGTCACGTTGGTCCTCCCTCAACGGTGCGGGCCCCACCGGTTGGGGAGCCGTGCTGATTCTACCTAATCAGACCCTGTTTGTGCGGGGATGTCCCACCGACGGCGGGTGCGTTTCGCATGCCGATGAGCGAAAATGGGGTATGGAGCGAATCTTCCCTGACAGTGGGGGGACTGTCCGAGAGCGGGCGCCGGGGCCGATCGACGTGGAGGCCGCGGTGTTCGACCACGTGGTGGAGCCGGTGGCGTACACGTGCTTGAAGTTCATGCTGTTCCGGCAGGGCGCGTGTCTGGTCCATTCCCGCCACGGCAGGGTCCACGCGCGTCCTGGGACGCTGGTGATCGTGTGCGGCGGGACGCTGTGCGGCGGCATCCCGGAGACGTCGGTGACGGTCTCGACGGCGTACGTGAGCCTGGACTATCTGCTGGACCAGCTGACGTGGCGTCTGCATGGGATGCTGCTGGATCGTCACGAGGCGGAGCAGATCGCGGCGAGAGCGTTCCGCCACAACATGTGGGACATTGCGTTGGCACCCGAGGTGGCCAGCAAGATGGCGGTGCTCCTGGACCGGGTTGAGCAGATTCAGAAGGCTGGTGGCGGCTTCTACGCGATCGAGTCCCGATTCGTCGCCCTGCTGGACCTGCTGCTCCCGCTCCTGCCCTACACGGATATTCCGGACGGGCCGGTGCGTTCCCTGGCGGGGAACGGTGTGGGCGGCCGGTTCCCTCCCTTGCGCCGGGAGATCGTCGACGTCGGGGAAGTTGTCCAAGCGGACCTGGCGCGCAAGTGGAGCCTGGCGGATTTGGCGGGCAGATGATGAGCGAGGGCGCGGCAGAACTGGCCGAACTCGCCGCGCGCCGCACCGAACTGGAAGGCGAGCAGACCAAGCTCCTCCAGGCCCACTATGCGGGCGCGATCCCACTGGACCTGCTCAAACGGGAACAGGACCGGATCACCACATCGTTGGAGACCATCGACTTCCGGGTCCGGGCTCACAACGGTGAATATGCCGATGCCCGGGCCAACCTCGACGACTCGCTACTGCTGTTGGCCAACATCGCCGACATCTATGCCAACGCTGATGATGCCAACCGGCGGTTGTGCAACCAGGCCCTGTTCAAAGCCATCTACGTTGACGAGGACAACGACATCCACGTCGGCTACCGCACGCCCTACGACGGCCTGTCGAACCCCGACCTCCAGGCCGACGCCCTCACCTGGGCCGACCAAGCCCGCGCCGCAGCCACAGGGGCAGAGGCAACCGGGACACGCAAAAAGGGCCAGGCGCGAACCGCGACCAAGGGCGGACCCTTGGTCGCAAGTTCACACCTGACCCATTTGGGGTGGCTGACGGGACTTGAACCCGCGGCCGCCTGGACCACAACCAGGAGCTCTACCAACTGAGCTACAGCCACCATGCCCACCAGATCAGGACCTCCCGAATCAGGCAGCCTGATCAGTGTAGCGCCCAGATCCAGGTTCCGTAAAACCGGCCCAGCGGCACTTCGCTCGACCGCTGTCGTGTCGGCCGTACCGGATGAAGTGGTTGTCGGACCCCATTAACATAGTCCGCAGGGTAAGGGAGAAGGCGTGAACAAGCGGATCACACTCGCCGACATAGCGGCGCGTACGGGCTTCTCTGCGTCCACTGTGAGCATGGTGCTCAACAACCGTCCGGGCTCTCGCATTCCCGAAGCAACCGCTGAGCGCGTCCGTGCGATCGCCGAGGAACTCGGCTACGCGCCCGACCGCACGGCACGCGGGCTGCGTACCGGCCGCTCCGAGGCGCTCGGGTTCATCTCGGACGAGGTGACGATCACCCGCTACGCCTCGGCGATGGTCCGCGGCATCCTGGACGCCGCAGAGGCCTGCAACCACGCCGTCCTGATGGCCGAAACCGACAACCATCCGCGCCGCCTAGAGAACGCTATCCGCCTGATGCGTACCCGTCACATCGATGGCATCATCGTCGGACTGATGCGAGCCCGCCAGGTGGATCTTCCGGCCGGCCTGGGTGGGCTGCCCGTCATCATTGTCAACGGCAAGGTCGACGGCTATCACGCTGTGCTTCCCGACGAGTACCAGGCCGGCCTGGACGCGGTGAACTACCTCGTAGCACATGGTCACCGCAGGATCGCCTTCATCGGCCGGGCAGCGGTGCATCTCGACCCACGCGTCTCCTGGACGATCGGCCGCCGCATCTCCGGCATCGATACCGGGATGGCCAACGCAGGCCTGTCGTTCGTCCACGAGGTCGAGGGCTCGGACTGGGAGCCGGAACTCGGCTACCGCGGCGCTGCCGAGATCTTCGATCGGGGCGACATCACAGCCATCATTACCGCCAACGACCGCATCGCCTTCGGTGTCTACGGAGTGGCTCAGGCACGCGGACTGAGTATCCCCGATGACATGTCGGTGCTGTCGTTCGACGATGAGCAATTGGCCAGCTACGTGCGTCCCCAGGTCACCACGATGCGCCTGCCCTACCTCGACATGGGACAGATCGCCGCCGAGCTCCTGTTCAAGCAGATCGCGGGCGAGTGGTGTCCGACAGACTCCGCCGAGGAGACGCTCGTCCGGATGCCGCTGGTCGAACGCAGCTCGGTCGCTGACCTCGGCTGACGACGCCGACCCGGTCGCTCCAATTTGCCGTAGGGCCCTATTCCCAAAGAGGAACTCCGCCTGCTACGCTTCAACTGCTATAACGTTATAGCGCTTCTGACTGCGTATGTTACGCGGCACCACCCCACGAAAGGAGGGGGACAGGCAAAGTGGCCAGCTTCACGAAGTCCCTCAAGAACCCGTCATACCTGCAAAGCTCCCTGACGCTGCTTCTCTTCTTCATGTCCTGGGGTATCTGGTGGTCCTTCTTCCAGCTGTGGCTCACCAAGGACACCGGCCTGGGGCTGAATGGTAGCCAGGTCGGCACCGTGTATGCGGTGAACTCGCTCGTGACGCTCATCCTGATGTTCTTCTACGGCACCATCCAGGATCGGCTGGGTCTCAAGCGTCACCTGACCATTCTCATCGGCATCATCGCCTCCTGTGTTGCGCCGTTCGTCATCTTCGTCTACGAGCCATTGCTGAAGAACCAGTTCATGTTCGGCGTGATCTTGGGCGCGATCGTCCTGTCGGCCGGCTTCATGGCTGGTGTTGGCCTGCTGGAAGCATTCGCCGAGCGCATGAGCCGCCGTTTCAACTTCGAATACGGCCAAGCCCGCATGTGGGGCTCTTTCGGTTACGCGATGGTCGCGTTGGTGGCCGGCTTCCTGTTCACCGCCAACCCGCACCTGAACTTCATCATGGGCTCGGTTTTCGGCATCGCCTTGCTGCTGATCCAGCTCTTCTGGAAGCCCGGCCCGACCGACCACCACGAACCCGGCACGGTGGAGCCCACCCAGCCCGGCATCCGGGAAATGGCCGGCCTGCTCGGGATGAAGTCGCTGTGGCTCATCATCGTCTTCGTCATCTTCTCCTGGACCTTCTACACGGTCTTCGATCAGCAGATGTTCCCCGATTTCTACACCGGGCTGTTCGAAACCAAGGAACGCGGCGAGCAGATCTACGGCATCCTCAACTCCGCGCAGGTCTTCTGCGAGGCCGCGATGATGGGTGTCGTCCCGATCATCATGCGCAAGGTCGGCGTCCGCAACACGCTGCTGATGGGTGTGTCCGTCATGACCCTGCGCATCTTCGGTTGCGCAGTTCTGAGCGACCCGATCGCCGTCTCCGCAGTCAAGATGCTGCACGCGCTCGAGGTTCCGCTGTTCATCCTGCCGATCTTCCGGTACTTCACCTTGCACTTCAATCCGGCCCTGTCGGCCACCTTGTACATGGTCGGTTTCCAGATCTCGGCCCAGATCGGCAATGTGATCCTGTCGCAGCCGCTCGGCCAGTTGCGTGACGCCATCGGCTATCAGCCGACCTTCCTGGTGATTTCCGGAATTGTGCTGCTGTCCGGGATCTTCGCGTTCTTCACGCTGAAGAAGGACGACGACCAAGTGCTCGGCGACCCATTCCTGCGCGATGGCCAGGCCGAGGTCGTGGCCACCGCGGCCCCCGGTCCGCAGTCCGATCCGACCGGCAGCGACGGGAAGGCCTGACGCACCATGAAAGAACAACTCGAGCGCGCC
The Brooklawnia propionicigenes DNA segment above includes these coding regions:
- a CDS encoding MFS transporter, with amino-acid sequence MASFTKSLKNPSYLQSSLTLLLFFMSWGIWWSFFQLWLTKDTGLGLNGSQVGTVYAVNSLVTLILMFFYGTIQDRLGLKRHLTILIGIIASCVAPFVIFVYEPLLKNQFMFGVILGAIVLSAGFMAGVGLLEAFAERMSRRFNFEYGQARMWGSFGYAMVALVAGFLFTANPHLNFIMGSVFGIALLLIQLFWKPGPTDHHEPGTVEPTQPGIREMAGLLGMKSLWLIIVFVIFSWTFYTVFDQQMFPDFYTGLFETKERGEQIYGILNSAQVFCEAAMMGVVPIIMRKVGVRNTLLMGVSVMTLRIFGCAVLSDPIAVSAVKMLHALEVPLFILPIFRYFTLHFNPALSATLYMVGFQISAQIGNVILSQPLGQLRDAIGYQPTFLVISGIVLLSGIFAFFTLKKDDDQVLGDPFLRDGQAEVVATAAPGPQSDPTGSDGKA
- a CDS encoding AraC family ligand binding domain-containing protein, whose translation is MERIFPDSGGTVRERAPGPIDVEAAVFDHVVEPVAYTCLKFMLFRQGACLVHSRHGRVHARPGTLVIVCGGTLCGGIPETSVTVSTAYVSLDYLLDQLTWRLHGMLLDRHEAEQIAARAFRHNMWDIALAPEVASKMAVLLDRVEQIQKAGGGFYAIESRFVALLDLLLPLLPYTDIPDGPVRSLAGNGVGGRFPPLRREIVDVGEVVQADLARKWSLADLAGR
- a CDS encoding LacI family DNA-binding transcriptional regulator, which produces MNKRITLADIAARTGFSASTVSMVLNNRPGSRIPEATAERVRAIAEELGYAPDRTARGLRTGRSEALGFISDEVTITRYASAMVRGILDAAEACNHAVLMAETDNHPRRLENAIRLMRTRHIDGIIVGLMRARQVDLPAGLGGLPVIIVNGKVDGYHAVLPDEYQAGLDAVNYLVAHGHRRIAFIGRAAVHLDPRVSWTIGRRISGIDTGMANAGLSFVHEVEGSDWEPELGYRGAAEIFDRGDITAIITANDRIAFGVYGVAQARGLSIPDDMSVLSFDDEQLASYVRPQVTTMRLPYLDMGQIAAELLFKQIAGEWCPTDSAEETLVRMPLVERSSVADLG
- a CDS encoding helix-turn-helix domain-containing protein, with protein sequence MTEPWLSADDIAAHLGVTKDTIYTWIADKDMPAHKIGRLWKFQASEVDDWVRNDGAADSGSSKAGE